In a single window of the Fusarium falciforme chromosome 3, complete sequence genome:
- a CDS encoding RXT2-N domain-containing protein — protein MASQQVLFAETIAGMKKAFKRRAYESDSDSEIESYSNRGHKLQKRARFAHQGQLVPTNGPSSYREYVEYAGVRRPIIHRNPPLIDEEGYEVESDEEDEDRIQEAEAAAAELNPYANIQIENILAPLTASTDLPTHPTLSKPFTSKTLTKLVDQSCDIMRKENRSLWQVRHLLTALCGDYTWVPCSMMVRPSDIELYTDDHVARHLLSLSKAQPQLTNGGTQQENGVPPADPVPDMTGDGQVSDKDTAEDADITMTDAETVGADDSHLDNAKDDKGETTETTEKDGAVQSSEAQNEGQEPVDKANASGPSKGGPENGVDQHINKGKEAGPGPAPAAATDDTHRQNELAEAIAQDVSMTSGGQDPTFVHPMFIAPSGAKPDRDVGLPEQEAEDIRRLLALYVQKQEEVCRGARRLFLGLLKADQLRKSVLHWSKAEAHSGANRDMSDGEDWYDKEEWGLTEDLKKGQDEEEEDTQTTGKKTRNRK, from the exons ATGGCGTCGCAGCAGGTCCTCTTCGCCGAGACCATAGCTGGCATGAAAAAGGCCTTTAAGCGGAGAGCATATG AGTCCGACTCCGATTCTGAGATCGAGAGCTACAGCAATCGCGGCCACAAGCTTCAGAAGCGAGCGCGATTTGCCCATCAAGGGCAATTGGTTCCCACCAACGGCCCAAGCTCATATCGAGAG TACGTCGAGTATGCTGGCGTTCGACGACCGATCATTCATCGCAACCCGCCCTTGATTGATGAGGAAGGATACGAAGTAGAaagcgacgaggaggatgaggaccgCATTCAGGAAGCCGAGGCTGCTGCAGCAGAACTGAACCCCTACGCCAATATCCAAATAGAGA ACATTCTCGCTCCGCTCACTGCATCGACCGATTTGCCGACACATCCAACCCTCTCGAAGCCCTTCACATCCAAGACCCTGACCAAGCTTGTCGACCAAAGTTGCGACATCATGCGCAAGGAAAACCGTTCCCTGTGGCAAGTGAGACACCTCCTAACCGCGTTGTGCGGCGACTATACCTGGGTGCCATGCTCCATGATGGTACGACCTTCGGATATCGAGCTCTACACAGACGACCACGTTGCGCGTCACCTATTGAGCCTCTCCAAAGCACAACCACAACTTACCAACGGTGGTACCCAACAAGAAAATGGCGTCCCGCCCGCAGATCCTGTACCAGACATGACTGGCGACGGACAGGTTTCCGACAAGGACACAGCAGAAGACGCAGACATCACCATGACGGACGCTGAAACCGTTGGTGCTGATGACTCGCACCTAGACAATGCTAAGGACGACAAGGGCGAGACAACAGAAACCACCGAAAAAGATGGAGCAGTGCAAAGTTCCGAGGCGCAGAACGAGGGTCAAGAGCCagtcgacaaggccaatgcATCAGGGCCATCGAAGGGCGGACCAGAAAACGGCGTCGACCagcatattaataagggcaaAGAAGCTGGTCCAGGTCCAGCGCCGGCGGCTGCGACAGACGACACTCATCGCCAAAACGAACTGGCCGAGGCTATCGCACAAGATGTCTCGATGACCTCGGGAGGACAGGACCCAACGTTTGTGCATCCCATGTTCATCGCTCCATCAGGGGCAAAACCAGATCGCGACGTGGGGTTGCCTGAACAAGAAGCCGAAGATATCCGAAGACTGCTCGCTCTATATGTAcagaagcaggaggaggtCTGTCGAGGGGCAAGAAGACTGTTCTTGGgcctcctcaaggccgacCAGCTGCGCAAGAGTGTCCTCCACTGGTCCAAGGCGGAGGCTCATTCAGGAGCCAACCGGGATATGTCGGACGGTGAGGACTGGTATGACAAGGAAGAATGGGGCCTGACAGAGGATCTCAAGAAGGGtcaggatgaagaggaagaagatacCCAGACAACGGgcaagaagacgaggaaCAGGAAGTGA
- a CDS encoding Phosphatidyl-N-methylethanolamine N-methyltransferase — protein sequence MASFVNELVEYVDLSKQSLLVSASSIAFNPLFWNIVARQEYHNKLLTKLFGGNSKVGCYALAATIFSLGMVRDLIYKSAIAEQPSHPLLDSVYVQAAALTLFAVGNVLVVTSTWRLGITGTFLGDYFGILMDEMVTGFPFNVTSSPMYTGSTMSFLATALYFGKPAGILLTVWVYIVYKIALLYEDPFTSEIYAKRERERAAGKKQN from the exons ATGGCTTCCTTTGTGAACGAGCTCGTCGAATACGTCGACCTTAGCAAGCAGAGCTTGTTGG TGTCTGCGTCCTCCATTGCCTTCAATCCCCTCTTTTGGAA CATCGTCGCCCGCCAAG AATACCACAACAAGCTCCTAACAAAGCTCTTTGGCGGAAACTCCAAGGTCGGATGTTATGCCCTCGCCGCCACCATCTTCTCCCTCGGCATGGTCCGCGACTTGATCTACAAGAGCGCCATCGCTGAGCAGCCCTCGCACCCTCTCCTCGATAGTGTCTACGTCCAAGCCGCCGCCCTCACCCTCTTCGCCGTCGGAAACGTCCTGGTCGTCACCTCCACCTGGCGCCTCGGCATCACTGGCACCTTCTTGGGTGACTACTTTGGCATCCTCATGGACGAGATGGTGACGGGTTTCCCTTTCAACGTGACCAGCTCTCCCATGTACACGGGCTCCACCATGAGCTTCCTTGCCACCGCCCTGTACTTTGGCAAGCCTGCCGGCATCCTGCTCACTGTCTGGGTGTACATTGTCTACAAGATCGCCCTGCTGTACGAGGACCCCTTCACCTCCGAGATCTACGCCAAGCGTGAGCGCGAGCGTGCTGCCGGCAAGAAGCAGAACTAA